A genomic segment from Aegilops tauschii subsp. strangulata cultivar AL8/78 chromosome 1, Aet v6.0, whole genome shotgun sequence encodes:
- the LOC109787137 gene encoding UDP-glycosyltransferase 75C1: protein MELQEDVRATDEESQPHFLIVTYPAQGHITPARHLARRLVRAAAGAGGARVTICTPVSAFRKMFADATSAVGGDEIREEGGVAYAAYSDGYDGGFDRTAGDYAHYMSQVRLEGARTLSGLLRRLGDRGHPVTCAVYTLLMPWVAAVARAYGVAVVAVFWIQPVTALAAYYHYFRGSREAVMAAAASRDPNAEVCIPGLPPLRFRDLPSFLAVTSDDDPFACLIPEFRELIDALDGDSEKPPTYVLANTFEAMEPDALASLRPHVEVVTVGPVLSFLHDGHDGNSPNDLFDHDGEGYLHWLDTKPAKSVVYISFGSTSVMSKTQVAEIADAMSQSNRPFLWVLRKDNCRDKDEGDAIKGLLATASAATYDDDDAGGMVVEWCDQARVLSHPSVGCFVTHCGWNSTLESVACGVPIVAAPQYSDQGTNAWLVERALGVGVRATARAEDGVLEAGELRRCVEIATSEAVTSRAASWKEEARVAVADGGGSERSLREFVRRIAGGST from the coding sequence ATGGAGCTGCAGGAAGACGTGCGTGCCACGGATGAGGAGAGCCAGCCTCACTTCCTGATCGTGACGTACCCGGCGCAGGGCCACATCACCCCGGCGCGTCACCTCGCGCGCCGTCTCGTGCGcgcggccgccggcgccggcggtgCGCGCGTCACCATATGCACCCCTGTCTCGGCCTTTCGGAAGATGTTCGCTGACGCAACAAGCGCGGTGGGCGGCGACGAGATAAGGGAAGAGGGCGGGGTCGCATACGCCGCTTACTCCGACGGCTACGACGGTGGGTTCGACCGCACCGCGGGCGACTATGCGCACTACATGTCGCAGGTGAGGCTGGAGGGAGCGCGCACGCTGTCCGGGCTGCTCCGGCGCCTTGGCGATCGCGGGCACCCCGTCACCTGCGCAGTGTACACGCTGCTCATGCCGTGGGTGGCCGCCGTTGCGCGGGCGTACGGCGTGGCGGTCGTCGCGGTGTTCTGGATCCAGCCGGTCACCGCGCTCGCCGCGTACTACCACTACTTCCGAGGGAGCCGGGAGGCCGTCATGGCGGCCGCCGCGTCGCGTGACCCGAATGCCGAGGTGTGTATCCCGGGCCTCCCGCCGCTCCGGTTCCGGGACCTGCCGTCCTTCCTCGCCGTCACCTCGGACGACGACCCGTTTGCCTGCCTGATCCCGGAGTTCCGCGAGCTCATCGACGCGCTCGACGGCGACTCCGAGAAGCCCCCTACGTACGTCCTCGCCAACACGTTCGAGGCCATGGAGCCTGATGCGCTGGCTTCGTTGAGGCCTCACGTCGAAGTGGTAACCGTCGGTCCCGTGCTCTCGTTCCTGCACGACGGCCACGACGGCAACAGTCCAAACGACCTGTTCGACCACGACGGCGAAGGCTACCTCCACTGGCTGGATACGAAGCCGGCCAAGTCGGTGGTGTACATCTCCTTCGGGAGCACGTCGGTGATGAGCAAGACGCAGGTCGCCGAGATAGCGGACGCCATGAGCCAGTCCAACAGGCCGTTCCTATGGGTGCTACGGAAAGACAACTGCAGGGACAAGGACGAAGGCGATGCGATCAAGGGACTCCTCGCAACGGCGTCGGCGGCCACgtacgacgacgacgacgccggTGGCATGGTGGTGGAGTGGTGCGACCAGGCGCGCGTGCTCTCGCATCCGTCCGTGGGGTGCTTCGTGACGCACTGCGGGTGGAACTCGACACTGGAGAGCGTGGCCTGCGGCGTGCCCATAGTTGCGGCGCCGCAGTACTCGGACCAGGGGACGAACGCGTGGCTCGTGGAGCGGGCGCTGGGCGTGGGTGTCCGCGCCACGGCGCGCGCGGAGGATGGCGTCCTGGAGGCCGGGGAGCTGAGGAGGTGCGTGGAGATAGCTACGTCGGAGGCGGTGACGTCGCGCGCCGCGTCGTGGAAGGAGGAGGCGAGGGTGGCCGTGGCCGACGGCGGCGGCTCAGAGCGGAGCCTGAGGGAGTTTGTGCGGCGGATTGCAGGCGGTAGTACCTGA